Part of the Paenibacillus aurantius genome, CCTCCCGCGGGATCTATGCCCCCACGATCCGCTACCACCAAGGCGTGTTCTATATGATTACAACGTTCGTGGTCAGCGCTACGGGAGCGAGGAGGAACTTCTTCGTTACCGCGGCGGACCCGGCCGGCCCTTGGTCGGACCCTTATTGGCTCGAGGACGCTCCGGGAATCGATCCGTCGTTATTCTTTGACGAAGACGGCAGAGCCTACTATACCGGCAACCGGGTGCCGCCGGAAGGACAACAGTATCCGAAGCATATGGAAATTTGGCTGCAGGAGCTGGATTTGGAGACGAAGCGGCTCAAGGGGCCAAAAGTCAGCCTGTGGGACGGCGCCTTGAAGCAGATCCATGCCCAGGAAAGCCCTCACCTGTACCGTATTAACGGCTATTACTACTTGATGATTGCCGAAGGCGGCACCGGCTTCACTCATTCCGTTACCATCGCCCGAAGCGAGAGCATTACCGGGCCTTATGAGAACTGTAAACGTAACCCGATTCTGACCCACCGCCATTTGGGCGAAGGGCACGGCATTGTCAACGTCGGCCACGCCGATATCGTGGAGACCCAGAACGGGGAGTGGTGGATGGTTTGTCTTGCCTCCCGTCCTTACGGGGGCTACTACCGGAACATGGGGCGGGAAACGTTCCTCGTTCCGTTCCATTGGGAAGACGGATGGCCCGTCGTGAATCCCGGCAAAGGCATGATTGAATGGGAGATGCCTAGGCCGAATCTGCCTGCAGCGCCATGGCCCTCCCTGCCGGTCTGCGACCATTTCGACAGCCGCGTGCTGGAGGACCGGTGGAACTTCATCCGGACACCGAGAGGGGAGTTCTGGAGCTTGACGGAACGGCCTGGCCATCTGCGCCTGAAGCTCAAGCCGGAGCGGATGACGGAGGAGGGAGCGAATCCGAGCTTTGCCGGCCGGAGGCAGCAGCACATGTCCTTTGCGGTCCGAACGGCTCTGGAGTTCGCCCCGCAGGGGCTGGCGGAGACGGCCGGGCTTGCGGCTCTGCAGAATCACGATTTCCAGTACCGGTTCGAATGCGGCCGGAACGAACAGGGCCGGACGGAAGTGAGGGTCATCTGCCGGGAAGCCGGCCGGGAGACGGTGCTGGGCTCCAAGGAGCTGGCGGCCGGAAAATGCTATTTGAGGCTGGAGGCGTCCGGGCAGTCGCTTCGTTTTGACGTGGCGGTGGAGCCCGAGCAGTGGGAGACGGTCGCAGCGGACGCGGACGGCACCGTGCTCAGCACCGATCGTGCGGGAGGCTTCGTCGGCGCCTATATCGGGCTGTTTGCAAGCGGCAACGGGACGCCGAGCGGCAATTTCGCCGATTTTGATTATTTTGAATATATCGGCTTATAATCGGGTGATTCCATACGGAACGAAACGAAAGGAAATCTTCGATACCTTATAGAGGAGGATGGGCTCATGACGGAAACTATACTTACTCATCAAGAGGCTTGGGCAGCGGACCAGGGAGACGGGACTTACCTCAATCCGGTATTGCATGCGGACTATTCGGACCCCGACGTCATTCGCGTCGGCAGCGATTTCTACATGACCGCCTCCAGCTTCGGACACCTTCCCGGACTGCCGATTCTGCATTCCCAAGACCTCGTCAATTGGAAGCTGATCGGACACGCCATCCCGGAAATGAAGCTGGCGGGGTACGAGCGGCCTCAGCATGGGAACGGGGTATGGGCGCCAAGCCTGCGCTATCATGACGGAAAGTACTGGATCTTCTACGGGGATCCGGATGTGGGCATTCTGATGACGACGGCCGACGATCCGGCGGGCGAATGGGCCCCCCTGCATCTGGTCCTGGAAGGTAAAGGGCTGATCGACGTTTGTCCCTTCTGGGATAACGACGGACAGGCTTATTTGATTCACGCCTATGCCAAGAGCCGCAGTGGGATCAAGCATAAGCTCCGGCTGTGCCGGATGTCGGCTGACGGCAGGCAGGTGCTGGACGAGGGACGGATCGTTTATGACGGAACCGAGGATCATCCCACCCTCGAAGGGCCGAAGCTGTATAAACGAGAAGGTTATTACTATATCTTTGCTCCCGCCGGGGGCGTCTCCACCGGGTGGCAGACGGTGTTCCGGTCGGAGTCCATCTGGGGTCCCTATGAGGACAAGGTGGTTCTGCATCAAGGGCAGACTCCGGTCAACGGCCCGCATCAGGGAGGCTGGGTAGAACTGGAATCGGGCGAATCCTGGTTCCTGCATTTCCAGGACAAAGGGCCATACGGCCGGGTGGTCCATCTCCAGCCTGTTCACTGGGAGAACGATTGGCCCATGATGGGGGAGCGCCGGGAAGGCGAGGCCATCGGCGAGCCGGTGCTCCGTTACCGGAAACCGGATGTCGGCCGGGACTACCCGGTCACCGTTCCCGCTACGTCGGATGAATTTGACGCCCCTGCTCTCGGCCTTCAGTGGCAGTGGCAGGCGAACCCGCATAGCTCTTGGTACCGGCTGGACGCCAGGCCGAGCCATATTCGGCTGCACTCCATACCCGGTCCTTCAGAGCAGGAGGGGATTTATCATGCTTCCCATCTGCTTCTTCAGAAATTCCCGGCACCCGAATTCCAAGCCTCCTGCCTCATCGATCCTTCCGGATTGGCGGAGGGGGATACGGGCGGGATGCTTGTTTTCGGCTACCGGTATGCCTATTTGGCTGTGCGAAAGCTTCAAGATGAAGGAGAAGAAGAAGGAGAAGGAGAAGGGCTCGCTCTTGTCCTGGCCATGGGAGACGAAAACGGGGAAGAAGGCGTCTGGTCCCTTCCTATCGAAAGCGCCGACCCTCTTGAGCTGCGAGTGAAAGTAGAGAAGGACGCCCGCTGTTCCTTCTATTATAAAATGGCCGGATCCGAGTATACGCCGGTCCCGGCTGAACCGTTCGCCGCCATCGAGGGCCATTGGGTCGGAGCGAAGACCGGGATATTTGCCTCCGGCTCAGGAGGCGGGTACGTGGATGTCGATTGGTTCCGCGTAACCGGCTTGGAAGGTAAGGAATAAAGAGAAGGATCGGTTTCTTCAGGTAAGAGACATTGACCCGTCAGCCCGTTGGGAGCGGGTCTTTTTTAGTCGGACCTGCCCGCCGCAGGGGACTAAGCGTGTACCCGGTCAGCACGTTGCAGGAGGAATAAGAATGAACAGATATTCAGTACGGCTGCTGTCCTACAGCTTATTATTGGGATTGCTTCCCGCCATCCTCATTGGCTTCGTCTCCTATATCATCGCTTCAAGAGATATGGAAGAGAAGGTGAAGGAAGGTAATATGCAGTGGCTTGCCCAAACCCAGACGAGGGTGGAGCAGATGCTGAAATCGGTTGAGAAATCGGCCACGCAGCTGGCCAACTCCTCCCTGGTCAAGACCGCGATGAATACGTCCTATACCCCCTCGGATTTTGAAGCCGTCCGTGAGCTTTCCAAGGAGCTGTACAATCTTCAATCCGGCGAAGCGGTCATCACGCAGGCCTATTTGGTGAACCTCGAACGGAATTGGGCCTTGAACCTTAATGTCCTGAAGCCTCTCGATCAATGGCAGAACCGCCGGGTGTTCACGGAGTATGCCGAAGCGCCTCGAAGCATCCGCTGGTACACGGGGATTGAGGCAGGCGGCGGCGAATTCACCGAACCCGTGGAGACCATCACCTTGGTCCACAAAATCCCGCTCCTCCCCCAGACGAACAAGCCGAAGGGACTTCTGGTCGTCCAGATGGCGGCGGCGGAAATTAACCATGCGCTTGCTTCCTCGGACTCCTCGAACCGGACTTATATTTTGGATCGGACCGGAGCGGAAATTCTGGGCCCCGGTTCCAAGGAGGAGAACGCCCCGATTAACCGGGCCGTTGCCGGGCATTTGGAGTCGGAGCCGGAGAAGAAGCTGGGGCTGTTTAACCTGAAGACGAACGGGGAAGAGGATGCGGTGCTCTACCGTTCTTCCAGCTATAATGGCTGGACCTATGTTTCCGCCGTCTCGATCGGGGAGCTGAAGAAGGAGACCCGGAAAATAGCGGAAGTCACCTTGGCGGTCTGTACCGTCATTCTGCTGATTGTGCTGGCCGCCGCCTGGTATGGCAGCCGAAGAATGTACCGCCCCATCGGCAGTTTGCTGGAGGTGGCGAGAGGGCTTGGTTCGTCCGTGCAAGAGCCTTCCGTCCTCCCGAAAAATGACGAGCTGGACTTCATCAGGCACAGCATGCAGTCTTTGGCCGTGTCAAGAGACCGCGTCGAACAGCAGATGCGGGGTCAGGCGAGCCACTTGAAGGAATTTTTCGTCTTGAAGCTGTTTACGGGCCAGCTGACGGAAAACGACTTCTTGTACCGGTCCGCCTTGTATAGCTTCCCTGCCGACTGGAAGCGGCTCGGGGTTCTTTCCCTTCAAATCGACAATCTGCAGGAGACCCATTATGACGAGGAAGACCGGGAGCTGCTGCTTTACGCCATCAGCAACATTGCCGGGGAGGTGCTGCCGTCCTCGCGGCGCCTTACCCCGATTACCATTCATCATTCCCAAGTCACCCTGGTGGCGGCCGAGGAAGAGGACACCGAGCAGGTCCAAAGAATTCTTTATGAATCGGCGGAGATCCTGAAGAAGAACGCCGAAGAGGTCCTTCAGCTTAAGGTGAGCATCGGGATCAGCCATCCGTTCTCCGACTTGATGGGGACGGTCAAAGCTTACGGGGAGAGCTTGTCCGCCTTGAAAGCGCGGATCAGCCTCGGCCCGGAGATCATCGTACAATACCGGGACACGGAGACCCTTCCGGGCGCGGACGGGTATGAATATTCCCACTTGAAGGTATTGGAAGAGAGGCTCGTCTACGCCATAATGGAAATGCAGCCGGGCAGCGCTTCCGAGACGATCCGTCAATACTTGGATGCTCTTCTGTATAAGGACGGTTCCCTCCACGAGCATCACCTGCTGCTCCTGCAGCTGCTTTCCCGGCTTCTGCAAATCATGCAGGACGAGGGGATATCGCTTCAGAAGGTGATGGAGGATGAGAGGACCGTGGAAAGGCTTCTCCGGCTTCAAACTAGAGAGGAAATCATTCACTGGTTTGAGTCCAAGTGGTTCAATCCCTTGATTCAGGCGCTGTCCGAGAAGACCGAAACCCAGTATGTCAACATCGCGGATAAAATGATCAAGCTGATTCAGGACCGGTATGACCAGGAAATTACCCTGGAATCCTGCTCCAAGCTGTTAAATTACCATCCGGTGTATATCAGCCGAATTTTTAAGCGGGAGATCGGGATTCCCTTCAGTGACTACTTGTCGGATTACCGGATGAAGATGGCCAAGGTCATGGTGGAATCGACGGATATGAAAATATCGGAGATCGGCGAGAAGCTTCAGTACAAGAATATCAGCTCCTTTATTCGGAGCTTTAAGAAGATCTATCAACTTACACCAGGTCAATACCGGGAAAAAATCCTGAAAGGGAGCACCGAATGAAGCGGCATGCAGCCGGTGAACCCAAGGACGCTTATAGAAGCTGGCCTCCGGACAGGCGCGGCGGATGATCCTCCTCATCCTTCCCGCCTGTTTTTTGTCGGAATCAGGTTATCTCAAGCACATTTACAGGCTATACAGAGGTTATTAGGAGGGGAAAAGCCCCCAATCGACACTTGGTTGCGTGAGCGGTATAGCCTGTCACCCCCTATGGGCTCGATAATGGCTGGAGTGAACCATGGAGAATGTTATGGGAGGTTAGTGAACCATGAGGCAAGACAACTATGCTCCGGCCGGAAACCCCGCCATCCCCAAGGGAAAGCCGGTTTCCCTTCTGAGGGACCTCGTCCGGGACAAATGGCTGTACTTGATGCTTCTGCCCGGCATCCTGTATTTCTTTATCTTTAAATACGTGCCGATGTACGGGGTAACGATGGCCTTTCAGGATTACCGGCCGCATCTCGGCTTTCTGGACAGTCCTTGGGTAGGCTTTAAGCATTTTCAGCGATTTTTTACCGAGCCCCAATTCGGCATGCTGTTCCGCAATACGGTTATTCTGGCGGTGTACAACCTGGTCTTCTTCTTTCCGCTGCCCATTGTTCTTTCCCTGATGCTGAATGAAGTCAGACGGGCCAAGTTCAAAAGCTTCGTTCAAACCCTCGTCTACATCCCCCACTTTGTCTCCTGGGTGGTGGTCGTCGGGATCTTCTATATCCTTTTCACAACGGAGAACGGGGTTCTTAATGAATTTCTGTATGCGGTTACGGGAAAGAAAATTGCCTTTCTGCTGGAGCCGGAATGGTTCCGGACGATGGTTATCGTGCAATCCATCTGGAAAGAAGTCGGCTGGGGCACCGTCATCTTCTTGGCCGCCTTGGCCGGGGTTGACCTCCAGCAGTACGAAGCCGCCCGGATCGACGGGGCCGGCCGCTGGCGCCAGCTTTGGCATATCACCCTTCCGGCGATTCGCAGCACCATCGTCATTTTGTTTATTCTGCGGCTGGGGAACTTTATGGATTCAGGCTTCGAGCATATTTTCCTTATGCTGACCCCGACGAACCGCGAAGTAGGCGAAGTGTTCGACACCTATGTCTATACGAAAGGGATGACCCAGGCGCAATACAGCTACAGTGCGGCGGTCGGCTTGTTCAAGTCGGCGATCGGCCTGGTGCTGGTGCTCGGCTCCAACTGGCTCGCCAAGAAGTTCGGGGAAGAGGGCATCTATTGACGCCTGTCCCTAAGTATGAAGGAGGCTACAACATGCTTCAGGATAAAACGATAGGCAACCGCTTGTTCGATATGTTCAATTATGCCGTGCTGCTTTTGATGGCCCTCCTCTGCGTCCTGCCCTTTGTCTACGTGTTGGCCGTATCGTTCGCAAGTCCCGCCGAGGTGGCCAAGGGCGGCTTGATTCTATGGCCGAAGGAATGGTCGCTTGCTTCCTACCGCTACATCTTCTCGACGGACACGCTGTTCCGAAGCCTGCTGGTCTCCATCTATATTACCGTCGTGGGCACCTTCATCAATCTGCTGTTCACGTCGCTGATGGCCTACCCGCTGGCCAAGCCCCATCTGAGAGGACGCCAGGCGATCCTCCTCGCGGTCTTGTTCACGATGCTGTTCGGCGGGGGCATGATTCCCACTTACTTTGTCGTCAAGGCCCTGCATCTGACCAATACCCTGTGGTCCTTGATGATCCCGGGCGCCATCAGTGCTTTCAACCTGATAGTCCTGAAAAATTTCTTTCAGCAAATCCCCGACGGCCTCGAGGATTCCGCCCGGATTGACGGCTGCAACGACGTGGGCGTGCTTTTCCGGATCGTGCTTCCGCTTTCGCTGCCGGCCATGGCTACCTTCGGGTTATTCTATGCCGTCGGCCATTGGAACCAGTTTTTCAATGCCATTCTTTATATCAACGACAATACCAAGTGGCCGATTCAAGTCCTGCTGCGGGAAATCGTCATTTTGGCCTCCAGCAGCATAGGGGACAACTCCATTGACAACACGGAAATTCAGCCGCTTACGATCCGGATGGCGGTCATCGTCTTCGCCACCGTTCCGATTCTGCTGGTCTATCCGTTTCTTCAGAAGCATTTTGCCAAAGGAGTTATGCTGGGATCGGTCAAGGGATAGGAGAATCACACGTTTACGGATGAACTCCCTTGCGGTTGTTCCCTAAGCGGCGGCCGCAGGAGTTGATATCATAACCAACTATACGGAGGGGGAAATGAAATGAAGAAGCAAGCAGCATCTGTTATGGGAGGAGTTATGCTGGCGACGGCCGTTCTGTCGGCCTGCAGCTCGGGAAGCGAGGGGCAAGCCGGCGCGGGCGGAAGCTCCAAGCCGGGAGAGGATACGAAGCCGTTCGCCTTGTCCATTGTCGCTAATCAGGTGGGAGAGATTCCGCCGAAGGGCAATCCCTTGGAGCAGGCTCTGGCGAAATACACCAATACCACTCCGGAATTCCAATGGATTCCGGCCTCGGCTTACGATGATAAAGTCAACGTTATGATGGCTTCAGGCGAACTGCCCAAGCTGATCAAGGTCAACTACGTGCCCACCATCATCAATGCCATGAAGTCCGATCAATTCTGGGAAATCGGTCCGTATCTTAAGGATTACAAGAACCTGTCCGCCCAGCCCTCCTCTTACTTTGACAACATCAAAGTGGAAGGGAAGCTTTACGGGATTCCCATTTTCCGGGACATCGGCCGTGCGGTCGTCCATTACCGGAAGGACTGGTTTGACGCGGCGGGCTTGAAGGTCCCCAAATCGCTGGACGATTGGTACAACGTTCTTAAGGCGGTGGCGGAAAGTGATCCCGACAAGAACGGGAAGAAGGATACCTATGGTTTCCTGCTCGATAAAGCCTACAACCAAGGAACGGCTTCCACCTTGACCCGGCTAAGCGTAGCTCAAGGGGGGCCGAACAAGTGGAAGGTGGATGACCAGGGAACGTTCACCCCCGAGTTCATGACGGAGGAATTCTTTGCCACCATGAAGCTGTTCAAGCGGCTGTACGACGAGAAGCTGATCAACCAGGATTTCTCGGTTGTGGATGCGGCTACGAACGATAAATCGTACGAGGCAGGCCGGGTGGCGCTCCGGATCAGCGGCGGCAATGCCCAATCCATGCAGACGAACCTGGTGAAGGTGGTGCCGACGGCCGTCGTCGATGCGGCTCCTTTGGAAGGACCGTCGGGGATCCGGGTGCCGGGGGAAAGCGGCAACGCAGGGATCTGGGCCATTCCGAAG contains:
- a CDS encoding glycoside hydrolase family 43 protein, which codes for MKTFRNPILPGFYPDPSICRVGEDYYMVTSTFEYFPGVPIFHSKDLVHWKQLGHVLDRASQLDLDGTPASRGIYAPTIRYHQGVFYMITTFVVSATGARRNFFVTAADPAGPWSDPYWLEDAPGIDPSLFFDEDGRAYYTGNRVPPEGQQYPKHMEIWLQELDLETKRLKGPKVSLWDGALKQIHAQESPHLYRINGYYYLMIAEGGTGFTHSVTIARSESITGPYENCKRNPILTHRHLGEGHGIVNVGHADIVETQNGEWWMVCLASRPYGGYYRNMGRETFLVPFHWEDGWPVVNPGKGMIEWEMPRPNLPAAPWPSLPVCDHFDSRVLEDRWNFIRTPRGEFWSLTERPGHLRLKLKPERMTEEGANPSFAGRRQQHMSFAVRTALEFAPQGLAETAGLAALQNHDFQYRFECGRNEQGRTEVRVICREAGRETVLGSKELAAGKCYLRLEASGQSLRFDVAVEPEQWETVAADADGTVLSTDRAGGFVGAYIGLFASGNGTPSGNFADFDYFEYIGL
- a CDS encoding glycoside hydrolase family 43 protein — encoded protein: MTETILTHQEAWAADQGDGTYLNPVLHADYSDPDVIRVGSDFYMTASSFGHLPGLPILHSQDLVNWKLIGHAIPEMKLAGYERPQHGNGVWAPSLRYHDGKYWIFYGDPDVGILMTTADDPAGEWAPLHLVLEGKGLIDVCPFWDNDGQAYLIHAYAKSRSGIKHKLRLCRMSADGRQVLDEGRIVYDGTEDHPTLEGPKLYKREGYYYIFAPAGGVSTGWQTVFRSESIWGPYEDKVVLHQGQTPVNGPHQGGWVELESGESWFLHFQDKGPYGRVVHLQPVHWENDWPMMGERREGEAIGEPVLRYRKPDVGRDYPVTVPATSDEFDAPALGLQWQWQANPHSSWYRLDARPSHIRLHSIPGPSEQEGIYHASHLLLQKFPAPEFQASCLIDPSGLAEGDTGGMLVFGYRYAYLAVRKLQDEGEEEGEGEGLALVLAMGDENGEEGVWSLPIESADPLELRVKVEKDARCSFYYKMAGSEYTPVPAEPFAAIEGHWVGAKTGIFASGSGGGYVDVDWFRVTGLEGKE
- a CDS encoding helix-turn-helix domain-containing protein, which translates into the protein MNRYSVRLLSYSLLLGLLPAILIGFVSYIIASRDMEEKVKEGNMQWLAQTQTRVEQMLKSVEKSATQLANSSLVKTAMNTSYTPSDFEAVRELSKELYNLQSGEAVITQAYLVNLERNWALNLNVLKPLDQWQNRRVFTEYAEAPRSIRWYTGIEAGGGEFTEPVETITLVHKIPLLPQTNKPKGLLVVQMAAAEINHALASSDSSNRTYILDRTGAEILGPGSKEENAPINRAVAGHLESEPEKKLGLFNLKTNGEEDAVLYRSSSYNGWTYVSAVSIGELKKETRKIAEVTLAVCTVILLIVLAAAWYGSRRMYRPIGSLLEVARGLGSSVQEPSVLPKNDELDFIRHSMQSLAVSRDRVEQQMRGQASHLKEFFVLKLFTGQLTENDFLYRSALYSFPADWKRLGVLSLQIDNLQETHYDEEDRELLLYAISNIAGEVLPSSRRLTPITIHHSQVTLVAAEEEDTEQVQRILYESAEILKKNAEEVLQLKVSIGISHPFSDLMGTVKAYGESLSALKARISLGPEIIVQYRDTETLPGADGYEYSHLKVLEERLVYAIMEMQPGSASETIRQYLDALLYKDGSLHEHHLLLLQLLSRLLQIMQDEGISLQKVMEDERTVERLLRLQTREEIIHWFESKWFNPLIQALSEKTETQYVNIADKMIKLIQDRYDQEITLESCSKLLNYHPVYISRIFKREIGIPFSDYLSDYRMKMAKVMVESTDMKISEIGEKLQYKNISSFIRSFKKIYQLTPGQYREKILKGSTE
- a CDS encoding ABC transporter permease, which encodes MRQDNYAPAGNPAIPKGKPVSLLRDLVRDKWLYLMLLPGILYFFIFKYVPMYGVTMAFQDYRPHLGFLDSPWVGFKHFQRFFTEPQFGMLFRNTVILAVYNLVFFFPLPIVLSLMLNEVRRAKFKSFVQTLVYIPHFVSWVVVVGIFYILFTTENGVLNEFLYAVTGKKIAFLLEPEWFRTMVIVQSIWKEVGWGTVIFLAALAGVDLQQYEAARIDGAGRWRQLWHITLPAIRSTIVILFILRLGNFMDSGFEHIFLMLTPTNREVGEVFDTYVYTKGMTQAQYSYSAAVGLFKSAIGLVLVLGSNWLAKKFGEEGIY
- a CDS encoding carbohydrate ABC transporter permease — translated: MLQDKTIGNRLFDMFNYAVLLLMALLCVLPFVYVLAVSFASPAEVAKGGLILWPKEWSLASYRYIFSTDTLFRSLLVSIYITVVGTFINLLFTSLMAYPLAKPHLRGRQAILLAVLFTMLFGGGMIPTYFVVKALHLTNTLWSLMIPGAISAFNLIVLKNFFQQIPDGLEDSARIDGCNDVGVLFRIVLPLSLPAMATFGLFYAVGHWNQFFNAILYINDNTKWPIQVLLREIVILASSSIGDNSIDNTEIQPLTIRMAVIVFATVPILLVYPFLQKHFAKGVMLGSVKG
- a CDS encoding extracellular solute-binding protein, which translates into the protein MKKQAASVMGGVMLATAVLSACSSGSEGQAGAGGSSKPGEDTKPFALSIVANQVGEIPPKGNPLEQALAKYTNTTPEFQWIPASAYDDKVNVMMASGELPKLIKVNYVPTIINAMKSDQFWEIGPYLKDYKNLSAQPSSYFDNIKVEGKLYGIPIFRDIGRAVVHYRKDWFDAAGLKVPKSLDDWYNVLKAVAESDPDKNGKKDTYGFLLDKAYNQGTASTLTRLSVAQGGPNKWKVDDQGTFTPEFMTEEFFATMKLFKRLYDEKLINQDFSVVDAATNDKSYEAGRVALRISGGNAQSMQTNLVKVVPTAVVDAAPLEGPSGIRVPGESGNAGIWAIPKSSVKTEAEMKKVLSFLDKLLDKEMVYLINKGVEGKHYKVEGDFTIPLDKDADAKEVKPYRDTLIQRGEAYNMDKPMKETDLFLKNKKLVSGNEKYAVNNPALTLLSDTYTERGKELEQMITDAETKFIMGKIDEAGWKAEMDKWKKAGGDKLMQEYKEAYLKNKK